The Streptomyces armeniacus genomic interval CGTCCTGGAGCGGCCGAAGCGCCTGATGACCTGGACCTGAGCCACGAGCCCACCCGTCCGGCCCGGCGAGCGCGCCGCGGCCGGGCGGGCCGGGCTCACCGGGGCCCGGAGGCGGCAGGCGCGACCGGCGCGCCCACTGCGGCGGGCGCGACCGCCCGGAACGCGCTGCGGTACGTCGCCGGGCTGCTGCCCAGCCGCCGCCGGAAGTGCGCGCGCAGCGACACCGCCGAGCCGAAGCCGCAGATGTGCGCTATGTGCTCGACGGGCAGATCGGTCGCCTCCAGCAGTTCCCGCGCCCGTTCGGTCCTGGCCCAGAGCAGCCACTGCAGCGGGGTGCTCCCCGTCTCCTCCCTGAACCGCCGGTGCAGGTGGCGCACGCTCATCCCCGCCCGCCCGGCGATGTCCCGCAGCGTCAGCGGCCGGTGCAGATTGCGCTGGAGCCAGTCCAGTGTCGTACGCAGCCCGTCCCGCGCGGCGGCCGCCCGTACGGGCGGCAGGTGTGGGCGCTGCGCCATCGCGCCGTCCCGGCGCTGCGGCACCACCAGTACGCGGGCGGCCTCCGCCGCGACGGCCGCGCCGTGATCGAGGCTCACCAGGTGCAGGCACAGGTCGAGGGCGGCCGCGACCCCGGCGGACGTCAGCACCTGGCCGTTGTCCGTGAACAGCACGCCCGGGTCCACGCGGACCGACGGGTACTCCCGCGCCAGCCGTTCCGCGGCCTTCCAGTGCGTCGTCGCCGTGGCGCCGTCCAGCAGTCCCGCCGCCGCCAGCAGGAAGGCGCCGGTGCAGACGGAGGCCACCCGGGCGCCGCGGCCGGCGGCCGTACGGAGGAGGCCGAGCACCTCGGCGTTGTCGCCCTCGTGGCGCCGTGCGACGCCCGGCACCACGAGGGTGCCCGCGTCGAGCGCGGCGCTCAGCGGGTACGGAGGCGCGAGCGCGAAGCAGGATGTCCCGGCGGCCGTGCCGGTGACCGTGGAGTCCCCGCACACCCGCAGCGCGTACGGCGCCGAACCGTCCGGGAGCCGGGCCACGGCGAACACCTGGCAGACGGCCGCGAGGTCGAACCCGACCGTGCCCTCGGGCACCAGGACAGCCACCGTGTGCATGGCCGGAACCTATCGGAGCGTGTCACCCGCACCGCTGTCGGGCCTTCCGGCGGCCGGTGAGACTGACCGGCCCGGGGAGCGCGCGCCCCCGGACCGGAACGGGGCGGACACGGACACGGAGACGGAATCATGCGACGCAGGCAGTTCCTTCGCACGACCACGGTCACGGCCACCACGGCGGCGGGCGCGAGTTCGCTGGCGGCGGCCCCCGCACACGCGGCGGCGCCGCGCAAGGGGCCGCTGCGCGTGCACATCGTGCTGTTCGACGGCATCGAGGAGCAGGACTTCATCGCGCCCTACGAGGTGCTGTCCGCCGCGCACATGTTCAGCGAGGACGGCGTGGAGGTGCGGTACGTACGGGCCGACGGCCCCGGCACGGTCCGTTGCTCCTACGGCACCCGGGTCGACGTGGCACACGGCTGGGCGCCCCGCTCGGCGGACCTGATCGTGGTGGCGGGCGGCGGCTACGCGCGCCGCGACGGCCCCGGCATCTGGGCCGAGATCGACCGCGGGGTGCTGCCGCGCGCCCTCGCCGCCGCGCCGCGCGACGGGCTGACGGTCGCGTCGGTGTGCACGGGTGCGCTGCTGCTGTCCGCCGCCGGGCTGACCAGGGGCCGACCCTGTACGACGCACCACGGCGCACAGGAGGAACTCGCCAAGCAGGGCGGCGTGGTCAAGCAGGCCCGTGTCGTGGACGACGGCGACCTCGTCACGGCCGGCGGCATCACCTCGGGCCTGGACCTCGGCCTCTGGCTGGCGCGCCGCGAACTGGGCGCGGACGTGGCGCTCAGGCTGGAGAACCTGCTGGAGTACGAGGCGCGCGGCACCGTCTGGGCCTGACCGGACGTCCAGGGCCCGGCTCGTACGGCTCGTACGGCGGCG includes:
- a CDS encoding DJ-1/PfpI family protein; this translates as MRRRQFLRTTTVTATTAAGASSLAAAPAHAAAPRKGPLRVHIVLFDGIEEQDFIAPYEVLSAAHMFSEDGVEVRYVRADGPGTVRCSYGTRVDVAHGWAPRSADLIVVAGGGYARRDGPGIWAEIDRGVLPRALAAAPRDGLTVASVCTGALLLSAAGLTRGRPCTTHHGAQEELAKQGGVVKQARVVDDGDLVTAGGITSGLDLGLWLARRELGADVALRLENLLEYEARGTVWA
- a CDS encoding GlxA family transcriptional regulator; this translates as MHTVAVLVPEGTVGFDLAAVCQVFAVARLPDGSAPYALRVCGDSTVTGTAAGTSCFALAPPYPLSAALDAGTLVVPGVARRHEGDNAEVLGLLRTAAGRGARVASVCTGAFLLAAAGLLDGATATTHWKAAERLAREYPSVRVDPGVLFTDNGQVLTSAGVAAALDLCLHLVSLDHGAAVAAEAARVLVVPQRRDGAMAQRPHLPPVRAAAARDGLRTTLDWLQRNLHRPLTLRDIAGRAGMSVRHLHRRFREETGSTPLQWLLWARTERARELLEATDLPVEHIAHICGFGSAVSLRAHFRRRLGSSPATYRSAFRAVAPAAVGAPVAPAASGPR